TGGGTCGGGAAGTCTGACCGCTCAGGAAGGCGTACAAAAAAGAAGTATTCCCTTAAATGCTTGTTGGAAGTCgacattttgtcaaagaaaactaagcccactcgggctttggaaaagaaaagtccccgATTAGATAATttcagataataaaaatagtggaagatcCGGAGAgtgagaggaatgtcgtgcaggcggaACAGAACAACTACCCCGCACAGCAGTCAAAAGGAGTTCGGCGCTAATTGGTGAAGGGAGATGCGAAAGTATTTACAAACAGCGAGAAAGAAGGGATGAATAGGAAACtacagaccggcggtaaattgatCCCTAAAGAAGGTAAGACAGCTGGGCGGTGGAGAGTTTGGCCgattggaagaagaaggaagaacaaTTTTGTATCCAAAAGGAAAGTCAAAGGCGGCGGTCAAAATCTCAGCGTCGCCAGCGTCAAACCTGGACTCAGTAGAGGTGTTCCAAAGACTAGGGACGCCGACAGGCGGCTGTGAGGAGCTCGCCATCGTAAAAAATAGGCAGTGAAAGGATGCGAGGGGAAGGAATACTACTGGCAGAGTATCGCCACAACACAAAGAAATGTCGAAAAACTAGAAGGAAGAGGACGATGGGAAGGAAGCTTACTAGAGGGGTGCTGGAGGAGCAGGAAAAGAAGAGTATCTCCGGAGCACAAAAATGAAGTCACCAGAGAACACAAAGATGAGAGTGCGCAAAGGCAGTGACAAGCCCGGGTTTATAAACCTAGGAGCCAGTCaaccggagccgtccgatctaggtcacggaaACCCAAGCAAAAATTAGGCCGTTGAATTTAAAGCGCCGAAGGTCACATTGCCAGCAGATATCCGCCTGTCACGTTAGGCGTGCGGCGGCAATGAGCGTGACACGTGGCGCATCGTCATGGATCAACATGTAATGAGGGCAATTAAAAGGCATGGGAGCGTGCTCAGCCATAATGCGTATGGATTTGCACGATTTCTCAGAAATATGGGTGACGTAAGCCCAGATCGCGCTCGCCCAAGACAACCCAAGAAAAGATTTCACAAGTGTAAATGTTCGTTATGCCGATCGGCTTCAAGGAGCAGACCTACGGCTGAACGACAAGTTTCAACAAGCCGACCGGTAGAGAGCGGCCACATAGCCGACCGTCGTGCCGCATTATCCCGATCATAAACCAAGGAGTGTCGAAGCCGATCGGGTGGCAAGCTTCATAGACAAGCAGCGGGACTCGACAAGTAGAGTGGGACTTCGGCCGAGCAGATGCGGCACAAACACAGTGGAATTTCGACCGAGCGGAGTCGACACAAACATAGTAAAGTTCCGACCGAGCGGACTCGACACAAACACAGTGGAGTTTCGACCGAGCGGACAAGACACAGGAACAGCGAagttttggccgagcggccaacccgctcggcctagcagcgtACTCTCTCTGGTATCCATCGACATCcctttgggagttagtgtcgtcGACACCGGACATGGACAACCAGAAGATCATACGGCAGAAGCtttcactgtcacttcagagatatgcttagTCTGTTAAAgtattgtgtcagagacactttactgacaggTTTTTTAGGAAAAACTTTGGGAAGTATGATcactttgggaagcgtgcacacttCCTACAAGAGCTCGATATAAAGagggtccaagcatcgacggaggtagACAATATGCGATAGACACTGTTCTCACTACTGTTCATTCTTGTTTGCTTCATCTTCAATTTCAATGACTAACTTGAGTATTGGAGGACCAACGTCGAGAATCCCTTCCCTAATTCAGCACTGACATAATTTGTGTTGAAGGTCCGAACAGAGTCTACAGACGGTTAACGGGAACGCTACATCCTCAACTTTCCATCTCATCAACTTTCGAACAAGATCAGTATCAAAAAACTAGTTAGGCTGCCTAATTTCCATTAGCAACATTATGCATCATTTGGTTGTACCTCATCACGTTTAAATTTACGAGTTTAAAGCTAAATCATCATGACTCGTGTTGTTGTGAAGGGGCCTTTGCATGAAAGCAAATTGTCAATACCCTCAAAGAAACCAAAATATGCTTTCTGAGTGGTTCTTGATGCAGTAAGGTCTAAGAGATGAGAAACCTGAGTATAACTGTGTCATAATGCAATCACCTTCTTATAAATGTAAAAAGTTTAGTGCATAGTTTCCCAAAGAAGATATAGAAATCGGAGTGTGATGAGCTAGACCTAGTTGAAATGATAATTACACTGGAATATTAGTGATGTGCATTTCACAGAATTATGCATGCGTTCTTGCTCTCTGCGAGCATTTTGAACTCTTGAGCATCCTTCTGAGCCCTCTCCAGCTTCTCCTTAAGGTTTTTAATATCTTCGTCCGATCTCTTTCTTGCTTCTTGAGATACCTTCTCTGCTTCAAGTCGAGCAGCTTGCTCTTCTGCCAATTGTTTCTCGAGTTTCTCCACTGTTAGCTTTAACTTTTGTTCAACCTACAGATGTGAAGGGGAAGTTAACTGAGAATAAAAATATTTCTgctgaacaaaaaaaaaacataatcatACATCTGGAAATAAGTAATTCAGAGGAAGTTTTTTTTGGTTAGTTATATACAGAGAGGTGTCACAATACAAAGACAAAAAATTTGgtttaaaaaagaaagaaaaacaaaaaaccaAAAAAGAATATACCCGAACAATGTAAACAAACAATAGAAGAATGAAATTTCCCGCAAGTATCCAAACTTATGGctagaataaataaataagttgcCTGAGAAGAAGATTAGTTCTAATAGAATAAAAATTGAAGTTAAGAAGCGGATGATTTGGATGCCATACAGTcatcggaacaataacaatatgaATCATATAATCTACCTAGAATAACCCTAGGGGGTACCCAATTAGCTAGAGGATGGTAGATTTGTTACAATAAAACAAAGATCAATTCCCCTCAAGAAAAAACTTTTCCCATTCTTGGGACGAGAGCGTAACTTGGGACGAGTTGTGAGGGACACCTAGGGTGAGCGTAATCCCATTTACTACGTTATAATCTACCTAGAATTAATTTCCTATGGTGATAATTGTTGTGTTCATGTTTCAAAAACAACATAAACAAAAGTATataatgtaaataatttaataatggaAACGAAACGTTATTTGCTGAAGAAGAATACAGAACATTTGGAAGAAAAATTGCTTAAGCCCTAGACATTTTGCTGATTTATCTAAATGTCCTCATGATTGTCATCTCAACTCCGACAATATATAACTGTCAAAATTATCCCATAATTTCATACTGCCAATCTACACTTCCATGGTATTGTCGATTCACCCATCCACTATTAATAGTAAGGAAGGGGTGAATAAAAAATACTTATGGAATTGTGAAACTGATATTGAGGTTGATTTTCCCAGCTAATTGTCACAAGAAATTAATGAACTGATGTTTGGCATGAGAATTTAAGCGTACATTCTTTTCTGGACCAGTATTTTCTACCAATATAATGCTAATGTGACAAACTAAAAATCAATAAATGCCTCAGATTCAGATTGAGAATTTTTATATCAACATGCAAATTAGTTATAAAATCAGACAAACAATTTACCATTTCAGTAATTCGCTCAAGTTGACGATCATATGACTTGGATATTTCTTTCTTCAATTCAGATATCTGCTGTTCAGAATATCCTTGCTCAGATTCAACCTCTTTTTCTTTGCGATGGACGCTCAAAGCTCCTTTCTGTCACCATGAACATAATGtaaacaagaagttctagaaaTACAATGACGCATAGGATAGTTATAAATATTAAGTATCAAAGTTAGCTCCTTGCCTTTAATTCATCAAAAAGTTCATCAGAAAATGGTTTTCCACCATTGCTAGATACAACAGAGTCAACAAGATAAAAAAGGCCTTCCAATTGCTTAGTTCGTTTCGCCTCATCCTTAGTCTTGTTGTCAAAAAGAACAATTCTAGACTTGCAAGATTCAAGAAATTTCTGCAAAACAAAAGCAATGaaattataaaaaagaaaaaataataatcagaatatagattttttttctcaaaaacaTGCAGGTCATGGAAGAAGATTCTTGATTGTGCACAAATAGAGCGTGCAAATATAATACAAATGCAACTTTTCTATCAAAGAATCATATGCAATCTTATGGTTATAGACATctcaaatatataaaataaagaaCTTAAGTATCAAGAAAACAGAATAATGATGAAGGAACCTGTAAAGGCTTGTGCTTCTTGTGACCAATGAAATCCTTGAGAGATTGTCCATTACTTTCAAGATCATCTCCACCAGTAAAAACTACAATCATATAGTCAAGAATTTTTTCGCCAAAAAAGGTTTTTAGACTTTCAATTGCAGCCTCTTCTTCAGCTGAGAAACGTGATCTAACAGAAAAAACCATGAGTATTGCATGAATGCCATCTTTTGCCAAGTTTACACATCGAACAATTTCCCTGCCAGTAGCTTCTGCCTCATCAGAACTATCAAAGAGCCCTGTAAATATAAACACTCAAATCATCAAAtaacaaaagaagaaaattgtggagTGATATCATTCATAAGCAAACAAGGACACGAGGATCTCAGTATAAAAACTCACCAGGAGTGTCAATGACATTCACACGACGACCATCCCTCAATGTAATGCTTTGCAATTGACATGTACTTGTTACAGAAAACAAGCTGGTCTTTGACAAGAATGCCTCTTTACCAAGAATACTATTTCCAGTTGCACTTTTCCCATTTCCAGTTTTTCCAAAGAGGACCAAATTAAACTCATTATGGAAGTTGGGCAAGTCCCAATCATCATCCATGATACTTGAACTCATTATGCAATAAGAAAATCTgaacaaaataaaagaaacataaaataaaaaaataaactaatttactAAAGTACATGTACCAAAACTATGTTCACCTGGAtcaaaaaaattgaaagaaaaaactTTTCCAACCACATCCTCTCTCtattaatataaaatatgaaCCAATATGAGTTAAAATAATTGGCTGTTGGATCAGAGAAAACAGGAAGCGGAAaaagattaaaaggatgattatCTAGTGTATATAAAATTGGTATATGACAAGCATTTATAAAGGTTTTGGTTACACCATTATAAATTATCATGAAAGCATGTTTATTGCTAAACAAATTGTGAAGCATGTTAGTGACTTATAATCCTAACTTCTCGGTGAGACTGGCAATTTTAAGATCCCCCGAGCATGTTCATTAATGATCCTTGTATGAATGAGTACCTTTCCAAGAGCTCAAGTGTGGGGTGGGAATTATAATTTACCTATCAAATCTTTAGCATGCCAAGTATGATGACACAAAAATGAGTTCAAGACCTCTTTGCTATGCGCTCATGTTGTTTTCCAAACTAGTTCCCCTTGCTAACTAACTCCATTAATGAAGATCCGTTGCAAACAAGCAATGGAATGTGTACTCTTTCGTGACTCACTCGTTCAAGAACTAGGTGCACAAGTGAATTTCTTCTAGTTTGATCTATTACCAAATAATCCAATTCATTCAAAGGTGAGAAATTGCCTCagggaggaaggaggaaggaggaaggccGTCTACCTCAGGATTATCAAAAATAAaagagtaaaaataaaaaattccacAATTGGCCCAACTTGTTAGATCAAAATTCCTAACAACGCAAGCTTCTGGAAATACAGCCGTCAAAGATAAAGCAGGTCTAAAAACAAATCGAAGTCCTTCATACTCTGCGTGCTCAATAAACATTTGTGCACAAACGCTATCTCCGATAGTGTGCACACAAGAAAGTGGGGACTAAGCAAAATCACTACCGATCAAAGCGAAATCTAGCACCGGAGAAACTCAAACTGATGAattcaaagtaaaattaaaaaaaaaaaagttcgtTGAATCCGTAAATAATCAACAAAAAACTAGGAAATTTCCACCATGAATACCAAAACAAGCACAGCGGAAGTCGAGAAGTAACAGCGATTAGAGAAGAAACTAAATAAACGAGGAATCAGTGAGCGACGATACCTCTACTGATCGCACTGGAAGAAATTGATGAGCGCGGAGACGAGGCAATAGGTTTTTATCGGCAAGAGTGGCCAATCGGAAAGGGATCGGCGTCCGAGATGCGTTTTCCTCGCCTGGCCCCTCGGaaattatcttaattaataaGGTGTTTTTTTAGTCGGAACCCGTTTAAGCAGATTAATCCTAAATGTGACCAATTCGATTCTATATAAATTTTGTCAGTGTCCTAAGCagtctactaataaaaatttatctattaattcattaaattaggattcgattcttttatatatatatatatatatatatatatatatatatatatatatatatatatatatatatatatgagaaataTTATGTTACGGTGCCTTATGTGCGATTTTGCTGAACGATCTGGAAGTctcctgatcgatctgtggaccgatcaggctctaggctaatcggtccccagaccgatcaaccaactctctgtgagagttggcttcgaagcctgatcgatctgtggaccgatcaggttataggtggatcagtctgtggaccgatcagactataggtggatcggtcaatAGATCAATCCCCCTATCTTTTTCTGCCAACGTTGATCAACTCTCACAGAGaattggttgatcggtctggggaccgatcagcctagggcctgatcggtccacagaccgatcaggagactctcagaccgatcaggttggagcctgatcggtccaagcctAGATTCTCTTCTACCAGCGttgattttttttgtattttctcACTGACGTAGTAAGTACCATAGTAAAATTGCACATAAGGTACCGCAGCATAAAGGAAAAAACATCTGTTTGATGcaaatatgatatatttaaatattattattatatacaaTAAATAATTGATCTTTCTCAAAGTGACCCCTCAATATCTAGTCCTGCCTCTGCCTCTTCCTCTTCAAGCAAGTAcaacaaataataaagaaatcaaAAGCTTTGTGGCAAAACCACTGCAATCTCATAAATCGATAGTTCACATTAGTTATTATCAAGGTCGGTTTAAGGTATAGATTATAATTTAGTCAAGATTTATTTTCatggataattttaattttttattagtgaGATTATATTTagttagtaattttaaaatttttaatttttaatagattAAAGCATagaacatttttattttttttactctggttaaatttaattaataattttaatttcttacaattaaaattagagttgtttaataatttatttttattttttttattaaaatttaattagtaatttttaacCTTTTActggtaaaaaattaatttactaatcaaatttaaattttgtaataaatttaaaatatttatgagttatatttaattgatattttttataaagatttaatattacattattatttttttctaaattttattttatttttctatctaCTCCTTCTtcgttattattttttaaaaattttatttttctttcataaatcgatAGTTCACATTAGTTATGATTAGGGCCCCTATTATATTGGGGTCCAtcagattttatatatatatatataaaaagttgtatattaaatatttaaaattatgattaaaataaatttagtcaAGATTTATTTTCatggataattttaattttttattagtgaGATTATATTTagttagtaattttaaaatttttaatttaatttttaatagattAAAGCCtagatcatttttatttttttactctggttaaatttaattaataatttaaatttcttacaattaaaattagagttggttaataatttatttttatttttttattaaaatttaattagtaatttttaacCTTTTActggtaaaaaattaatttactaatcaaatttaaattttgtaataaatttaaaatatttatgagttatatttaattgatattttttataaaaaaattaatattacattattatttttttctaaattttattttatttttctatctaCTCCTTcgttatcattttttaaaaaaattatttttctttcaattttttaattattcACCATTGATGTTTATTAGTTAACTATTTTTGGTTAAatacatttttttaataatttattaaaattaaaattgataaaaaaagataatttaatttataatgctCCCACCAATACAAGAAGTCAAGAAAGAGTCTATTTTAAATAATGACTATATCTAGTACTGGAACATATTTCTCTAAGTtaaatacaataattttattattatgtcaaGACTTTCTTTCATCAtgaaagttaaaattaattgatatttttgttAAATAGCAATTAAAAtacatattaataatattataataatttattactcattttcaaattagttaacataaatatttttttattttttaaattttattaataaagaaGTGAAGTTTGACGCAAAATAAAGTTATTCATACGTGGCATAGTTTGTCAATACTTccaattatataaattattattgtcAATATATGAAattgttcttttaaattttactaataaaattaaatgtcacCCCCATGATATGATTGAGTTGGCTAATGCACAATGAGTAATGGGTTGAATATTGATAAAGCCGAGAAAAATACTCTTCCCATAGTAGTCAACTATAATTTCCTAATTTACTTCCTCATAAATGATCGTTAGATTGATTGTGTTAAATTGCTAAGGTAGCAACTTCTACTTTtactataattaataaaattaaacaactctaataatatttatttaaaaaaatattaaaaaaaaaattttctggGATCTCAAAATTGAGACGGCCCTGGTTATTATTTACTTAATTTGATCATCATTTACTAGGCTTTTGAAATAACACATGCCCTCGGGATAAAAAAGAAAATTCCTTCCGTCCTCTAATTATTTAGCAGTCGATTAGAAGTTAACTCTATGATTTATCTCCTTTTATATAACTTGAAAACAACTATCCTATGAAAGACGTATATTTAACTTTTGctacaacaattgaaactacaAAATGTATGCATCTGCTTTAATTCTAAGATGCATGTATTATTtcttaaaattaacttttaacAATCCCTCTTAATTTTGAGAGATCTAATGCTCCAAGTTTTACATGTAAGTAAAGAAAATTTTCAGTTGACAGCGCCTTTGTGAAGATATCTACTACTTAATCTCCAGTGTTGCAGAGAGCTAATTTAATTTCTCCTTTGCTTGTTAACTCTTTAACGAAGTGATGTTGTAAATCAATGTGATTTGTGCGATTGtgaaaaaatatgattttttgtCATTTCAATGGCGGACATATTGTTACACAAGAATATGGTTGGTGCAGATTGTTCTTGCTTCGTATCTTTAAGAATTCTCCTTAGTCAAATAAATTcatatactaatagtcacattattttatttctttaatgaCTAAGATACATGCTTAGTTCTTATGAAAAAAATATAGTCTGATGTACTCTTATGATCATCTATTAAACCTGTATTTAGAGACGGGTCAACCTGTGATAGGGTGGGCTGGCCATTTAGTGGGCGG
This genomic stretch from Zingiber officinale cultivar Zhangliang chromosome 7A, Zo_v1.1, whole genome shotgun sequence harbors:
- the LOC122002651 gene encoding immune-associated nucleotide-binding protein 9-like, whose amino-acid sequence is MSSSIMDDDWDLPNFHNEFNLVLFGKTGNGKSATGNSILGKEAFLSKTSLFSVTSTCQLQSITLRDGRRVNVIDTPGLFDSSDEAEATGREIVRCVNLAKDGIHAILMVFSVRSRFSAEEEAAIESLKTFFGEKILDYMIVVFTGGDDLESNGQSLKDFIGHKKHKPLQKFLESCKSRIVLFDNKTKDEAKRTKQLEGLFYLVDSVVSSNGGKPFSDELFDELKKGALSVHRKEKEVESEQGYSEQQISELKKEISKSYDRQLERITEMVEQKLKLTVEKLEKQLAEEQAARLEAEKVSQEARKRSDEDIKNLKEKLERAQKDAQEFKMLAESKNACIIL